The following are from one region of the Thermoplasma sp. Kam2015 genome:
- the endA gene encoding tRNA-intron lyase, with product MEEGICGSHDFLIEDGKSGNYIIGKYRIGYLSGDKLVLDPFECLYLYLKGRIRFKDDGSVADIFNAVTFDRYVAYELLKNRGYRVKEDSGLLYFRKTTERPMSLRVMRESDLIEFSDFVENPVDFYFTVDEEGDPTIYSSQEVSPAGTVHFEKISGSVVKMGGRNFLSQEASSWIGSTFHGYRLLTETEANFISGKHDVTPVDTVFSDLVSRGCIVKTGFKYGANFRVYLGNESQHAEYLVSVISDTERWYSISRGVRVASSVRKTMIFASIYKNEVRYVALKRVKDII from the coding sequence ATGGAAGAAGGCATCTGCGGTTCTCATGACTTTCTAATTGAAGACGGCAAAAGTGGAAATTACATCATAGGAAAGTACAGAATAGGATACCTAAGCGGAGATAAACTGGTGCTTGATCCTTTCGAATGCCTATACCTCTATCTCAAAGGCAGGATAAGGTTCAAGGATGATGGATCGGTTGCCGATATCTTTAACGCTGTAACCTTTGATAGATACGTCGCCTATGAACTTCTCAAGAACAGAGGATACCGTGTCAAGGAGGATTCTGGCCTCTTGTATTTCAGAAAAACCACTGAGAGGCCTATGAGCCTCAGGGTAATGAGGGAATCAGATCTCATTGAATTCTCTGATTTTGTGGAAAATCCAGTGGATTTTTATTTCACGGTGGATGAGGAAGGAGATCCCACCATATATTCATCGCAGGAAGTTTCACCGGCGGGAACTGTTCATTTTGAAAAAATTTCCGGTTCTGTCGTTAAGATGGGAGGAAGAAATTTTCTCAGCCAAGAGGCCAGTAGCTGGATCGGATCCACGTTTCATGGATACAGATTACTGACAGAAACGGAGGCCAACTTTATTTCAGGAAAACATGATGTGACACCGGTAGATACAGTATTTTCTGATCTGGTAAGCAGAGGGTGCATAGTAAAGACAGGATTCAAGTATGGTGCGAACTTCCGGGTCTATCTGGGTAATGAGAGTCAGCATGCTGAATATCTAGTGAGCGTCATATCCGACACGGAAAGATGGTATTCTATCAGCAGAGGTGTGCGAGTGGCGTCAAGCGTGAGGAAAACAATGATATTTGCGAGTATATATAAAAATGAGGTCAGATACGTGGCTCTTAAAAGGGTAAAAGATATAATTTAG
- a CDS encoding GTPase domain-containing protein, whose amino-acid sequence MPIQKLAWKFLVIGSKGSGKSSFISYIVYGEMTPGLQRSLIKKTVTREINGNRYSVDILFQEADDDAERTMGTATGMIVIIDLTDSGSLQFAERVITRAHGMNKSNVYIIGNKTDLKYEAQIWKEDLEELSRKFGSDYYMVSCKDGTGFDGILDDIVDRIISRNVLRR is encoded by the coding sequence ATGCCTATTCAAAAACTCGCTTGGAAATTCCTCGTGATCGGTTCAAAGGGATCCGGAAAGTCTTCATTCATATCATATATCGTCTATGGGGAGATGACTCCCGGGCTTCAGAGATCTCTGATAAAGAAGACAGTAACAAGGGAAATAAATGGCAACAGATACAGCGTCGACATTCTGTTTCAGGAGGCAGATGATGATGCTGAAAGGACCATGGGAACTGCCACAGGCATGATCGTTATAATTGATCTCACCGATTCAGGTAGTTTGCAGTTTGCTGAGAGGGTCATAACCAGAGCCCATGGGATGAACAAGAGCAATGTGTATATCATTGGAAATAAGACCGATCTCAAGTACGAAGCTCAGATCTGGAAGGAGGATCTTGAGGAGTTGAGCAGAAAGTTCGGATCAGATTATTATATGGTTTCATGCAAGGATGGCACAGGTTTTGATGGTATTCTTGATGATATTGTTGATAGAATAATAAGCAGGAATGTATTGAGGAGATAG
- a CDS encoding glycine C-acetyltransferase yields the protein MQKLSWVEEELSALKAEGRYVPIRTIESAQGSWVTIGGKKVLNMCSNNYLGFANHPETKKAAIEAIEEYGVGAGAVRSIAGTDEIHAKLEEKIAEFKHMEAALVYQGGLLANVGTIPALVGKDDVIFSEELNHASIIDGTRLSSAKRIVYKHLSVEDLEKQIRENRSSFKKAIVITDGVFSMDGDIAPLPEITEVAEKNDVMVYVDDAHGEGVLGDHGRGIVNYFHLEDRVDIEMGTFSKALGSMGGFVAGSSDLIDLLKQKSRPFLFSSALNPADAAAVLKAIEILEKDDSLIKKLWHNSDLLKKSLSDIGYNTGHSKTPITPVIIGDEKKTVDLSKRLYDEKDVFASPIVYPTVPKGTARIRLMPSAVHTEQDIKIAVDAFADLGKKLHII from the coding sequence ATGCAAAAATTGAGCTGGGTAGAAGAAGAACTTTCTGCGTTGAAGGCAGAGGGTAGATACGTTCCCATAAGGACTATCGAAAGTGCTCAGGGATCTTGGGTAACCATTGGCGGCAAGAAAGTTCTGAATATGTGCTCTAACAATTATCTTGGCTTTGCAAATCATCCGGAAACAAAGAAAGCAGCTATAGAGGCTATAGAAGAATATGGTGTTGGTGCTGGCGCAGTGAGATCTATAGCCGGTACCGATGAAATTCATGCCAAACTTGAAGAGAAGATCGCAGAGTTCAAGCATATGGAGGCTGCTCTGGTATATCAGGGTGGACTACTTGCTAATGTGGGTACAATACCTGCTCTTGTTGGAAAGGATGATGTGATATTCTCAGAAGAACTGAATCATGCGAGTATTATAGATGGAACAAGATTGAGTTCCGCGAAGAGGATAGTTTACAAGCATCTCTCCGTGGAAGACCTTGAGAAGCAGATCAGAGAAAACAGGTCTTCATTCAAAAAAGCTATTGTGATAACTGACGGAGTCTTCAGCATGGATGGGGACATCGCACCATTGCCAGAGATAACAGAGGTTGCCGAAAAGAACGATGTGATGGTTTACGTTGACGACGCTCATGGTGAAGGAGTTCTAGGCGATCATGGAAGAGGCATTGTGAACTATTTCCATCTTGAAGATCGTGTAGATATTGAGATGGGAACATTCTCAAAGGCACTTGGATCAATGGGAGGTTTTGTAGCAGGTTCATCAGATCTTATTGATCTCCTTAAGCAGAAATCCAGGCCTTTCCTTTTCAGCAGCGCGTTGAACCCTGCTGATGCAGCTGCAGTTCTCAAGGCAATAGAGATCCTAGAGAAGGACGACTCGCTGATCAAGAAACTCTGGCATAATTCTGATCTCCTGAAGAAGTCCTTATCGGATATCGGGTACAATACTGGCCACAGCAAGACACCGATAACACCTGTGATAATAGGCGATGAAAAGAAGACCGTTGATCTGAGCAAGAGATTATATGATGAAAAGGATGTGTTCGCTTCACCCATAGTCTATCCAACTGTACCGAAGGGAACCGCGAGAATAAGGCTGATGCCTTCAGCAGTTCACACTGAGCAGGACATAAAAATCGCTGTGGATGCATTCGCGGATCTCGGAAAGAAACTGCACATAATTTAA
- the rpsB gene encoding 30S ribosomal protein S2, whose translation MDEEMLIPEEEYQKSGVHIGTQVKSSDMKPYIFKIRNDGLYILDVKKTNSKLIVAGKMLARFEPQDILVVAQRQYAFRPVAKFAEVTGATAITGRFNPGTLTNPSLKFYKEVKVIIVTDPLADVQAMKEAIKVGIPIIALCDANNKTDFVDLIIPTNNKGRRSLAVIYWLLAREILKNRGTISSYDQFKYTIDDFEAQI comes from the coding sequence ATGGATGAAGAGATGTTAATACCGGAAGAGGAGTATCAGAAATCAGGAGTGCATATCGGTACGCAGGTAAAGTCCAGCGATATGAAGCCGTACATATTCAAGATCAGAAACGATGGACTTTACATACTTGATGTTAAAAAGACAAATAGTAAGCTGATAGTTGCCGGAAAGATGCTTGCAAGATTTGAGCCGCAGGATATACTTGTTGTGGCGCAGAGGCAGTATGCGTTCAGGCCTGTGGCAAAATTTGCTGAGGTCACCGGTGCAACGGCGATAACCGGAAGGTTCAACCCAGGCACGCTCACCAACCCGAGCCTTAAGTTTTACAAAGAGGTAAAGGTCATAATCGTCACCGATCCTCTTGCAGACGTTCAGGCAATGAAGGAGGCTATAAAAGTTGGTATTCCAATAATTGCTCTGTGCGATGCAAACAACAAAACCGATTTTGTGGACCTCATAATTCCCACAAACAATAAGGGCAGGAGATCTCTGGCTGTGATATACTGGTTGCTAGCCAGAGAGATATTGAAAAACAGAGGTACCATATCCAGCTATGATCAGTTCAAATATACAATAGACGATTTCGAGGCTCAGATCTAA
- a CDS encoding PLP-dependent aminotransferase family protein, whose amino-acid sequence MEFRFSDIFQYIKPSEIRSLLKYTSDPELISFGGGMPNPESFPLKEMKEILNDVIENYGKKALQYGTTEGLDPLRDELAKYVEKTEGIRAKREEIILTTGSQQALYAIGKIFVNPGETVITEGPTYVGAISAFNSNKANMIAVDLDDNGMNIELLEEKITNLMANGMKPKFIYVIPTFQNPAGTTMILERRKRLLEISKRYQIPIVEDNPYGQLRYDGEPVPSIKSMDDDGNVIYLGTFSKVMAPGLRLGYVIADRQIIDKINLVKQGLDLASDSLSEYIAYEYLKRGDIYRQIPKTVSLYRKKRDLMLKSIEEYFPEGVKYTKPNGGMFLWVSLDEKIDTTKMLERALKAKVAYVSGSAFYPHGEKHNSMRLNFTYSDDDQIVEGIKRLAYVINEEMEIVE is encoded by the coding sequence ATGGAATTTAGATTTTCTGACATATTTCAGTATATAAAGCCCTCGGAGATAAGATCATTATTGAAATACACGTCTGACCCTGAACTTATTTCTTTCGGCGGTGGAATGCCAAATCCAGAATCATTTCCGCTGAAAGAGATGAAGGAGATCCTAAATGATGTTATAGAAAACTACGGAAAGAAGGCCCTACAGTATGGGACAACGGAGGGCCTGGATCCGCTCAGGGATGAATTGGCTAAATATGTTGAGAAGACTGAAGGAATAAGGGCAAAGAGAGAGGAGATCATACTCACCACGGGATCGCAGCAGGCCCTGTATGCCATAGGTAAAATATTCGTGAACCCTGGTGAAACCGTAATCACGGAGGGCCCGACATATGTTGGGGCAATATCAGCGTTCAATTCGAACAAGGCAAACATGATCGCCGTTGATCTTGATGATAATGGCATGAACATCGAATTGCTTGAAGAGAAGATAACGAATCTTATGGCTAACGGAATGAAACCAAAATTCATCTATGTAATACCGACTTTTCAGAACCCGGCCGGTACAACTATGATACTCGAAAGGAGAAAGAGGCTTCTTGAGATCTCCAAGAGGTATCAGATACCCATCGTCGAGGATAATCCTTATGGCCAGCTGAGATACGATGGTGAACCTGTACCATCCATAAAGAGCATGGATGATGATGGCAACGTTATCTATCTCGGTACATTCTCAAAGGTCATGGCGCCTGGCCTCAGACTTGGATATGTCATTGCGGACAGACAGATAATAGATAAGATAAATCTGGTCAAGCAGGGCCTTGATCTGGCTTCTGATTCCCTTTCTGAATATATAGCCTATGAATATCTGAAAAGAGGAGATATATACAGGCAGATACCTAAAACCGTTAGCCTGTACAGAAAGAAGAGGGATCTCATGCTGAAATCCATAGAGGAGTATTTCCCGGAAGGAGTCAAGTACACAAAACCAAACGGTGGCATGTTCCTTTGGGTTTCCCTCGATGAGAAGATCGACACAACAAAGATGCTCGAGAGAGCCCTAAAGGCAAAGGTAGCCTATGTCAGCGGTTCCGCCTTTTATCCGCATGGGGAGAAGCATAACAGCATGAGGCTTAATTTCACCTATTCGGACGATGATCAGATCGTAGAAGGCATCAAACGCCTCGCATATGTCATAAATGAAGAGATGGAGATAGTCGAATAA